tgtattttttcttaacaaatttgGTTGGTTTTTGCCTCCTTTAATTTGGATCCAAGTAACATCACTCATCCCTACACATTCCATGATTTTACATATGCAGTTTCTAGGGCCTTTACTCCCTATGCCTTGAGTCATAACTATGTTCTTCTCTTCTGGTTTGGACTGTGTGGACTCAAATAAAAGCACTGATTCTTAGCCATCTTTGTATCCCTCTTACATTAAGGGtttaatagatatttgttgagttAGCCTTTTTACTGGAGTATTTTTAAACTTAGCTATAAATCTTAATAAAGAACGTAGTCCTCAGCACAGTCTACAGGATCCCTCATAATCTGGCATCTGCCTCCTTTTCAACATCACCACCTGCTATACACCCACACTCTGCACGACTCTAGTCGGACCTACCATTCTGGTTCTCTAGTGTCTCTATGTCTTTGTACTTGTTATGCCCTTTTCCTAGAAGGCCCTCCCACATTTGATTCACTTCTCCTGCTGACTTCTTAACAGTGTGCCCAGTGGTCTCCTTCACTGGGGAATATTTGCCAACCAACCTCTAGCCTGTTAAAATGGGCATgagaccaggtacagtggctcacgcctgtaatcccagcactttgcaagaaggaggtgggcagaacacttgaggtcaggagttcaagaccagcctagccaacatggtgaaaccccgtctctatgaaaaacacaaaaattagctaggcatggtgaggaacacttgtaatcccagctactcaggaggctgaggcaggagaatcacttgaacccaggagacagaggttgtagcgagctgagatcatgccactgcactccagcctgggcgacagagcaagactccgtctcaaaaataaataaataaataaattaattaattaattaaaatgagcaTGCCTTTATTATTATACAATACACACATGGTTTTTTTATGGCAAGGTCTTCAATGTGTTTTCTCCTCTAACACTAAATGTAGCACAGTAGATACCATATCAACAGTGCTCAAAAAGATGTATTGaataacaaaaccaaaccaaaaatcaTAATGATTTCACCCTCATTTGCTGAATTCCATAATGACCAATTCATTTTACTAAATTAAAAGTTAGAGATTTAAATCAGaagtgaatttgtttattttctaaaattactgattttacaagtcaaaaatgaaaatattttatgaacaaaatcaagctgtatttaaatttaagtttcacTAGGTACAATGTCTAATTAGCAGAAATACCCTATGACTTTAAGACATTACGTATCAAACAAAAAGTATACTTAAAGCTGAATGGGTTCATTTCTACTTCTCTTAAATTTAAGGCTAAGGAttgtgaaaaaagaaagtttctggTTCTATAAATTTAAGTTATGCACATGTGGGTTATTTATAATGAGATGTTTAAGGTTGAACATTCTAAATTACCTGTTTACAGCTCAATTCTGTGATTATTTGGAAATGTGTATATAGTTTGGGCTCTTGCACTTATGCAGCTGAGGCACTAAAAAACttaaactaaaaacacaaattactttTGTGACACTCTTGAAAAGACTGACtaaatacatttgtgtgtgtgtgtagttggtAAAACTCTTACGTCACAAAATCCTTTAGGGAGTCACTTTCACAAACATAGAGGATTTCTTTTGGTTTGCAGTGAAACAAGTCCTTAATTTTCTCCATGATCTTTATGGCTAGGGCTGTCTTCCTGATTCCTGGAAAGCAGTGGATGAATAATTCACGCGTCTCCTGAAGACTCTCAGAAAGCAACTGGCTCTGCTCCATTATGAGCAAGTTGAAAAATTCATAGCCCAGCTGGTCACTCAGAAGAGATCTGGAGCACAGGCAGACCACCACAAGAGCCTGCAGCAAGTCTTCCATTTCCTCCTCATCAGCAAGCCTGTAGGACCTGGGGTAGCGCAGCGGGATCTCACCAGGTCTACTCTGTGTGCTGGTCAGGCGTATCAGCCTTGGACTGATGCACACTTTCCCTGTGTAACCACCAACAGCTTGCAATTTCTGCTTTAACTGATGAGCTGTGTTTCGGGCATATTCAAGTCCTCCAAGCCAATCGGGGTCTATTAAGATTGTATAGAGTACCATGGGGCTGTTAACTGCTATTAGGAGAGCATCACACAGGACATTCTGTTCTTTCCTGAAGCCAACATCACCAGCCCAGCTTctagaaaatatcacaatccccCGAGAACAAGGATGTATCAGGGTCTTCATTAATCCCTCCAGTTCTTTATGATCTGAGAACAGCTTCTTACAGAGGGATTCTGGTTTAAATTGTACCTCTTGCTGTGTCACTGAAAATTCAAGGAATAGATGTTACCAAAACTTACAAAAGCATATGGTAAGTATTCCTGCaacattgcagaaaaaaaaaatgatacctgGTGCACTTGGGAAAATAAGAGCTTTCCTTTAGAATTGTGATTCTTAACCAGGAGCAGTTTTACTCCCCAACTCTCCCCCATCCCCaaggatatttggcaatgtctagagaatatatatatatatgtatttttttagatggagtctcgctgtcacccagactggagtccagtggcgtaatcttggctcactgcagcctctgcatccctggttccagcgattcttctgcctcagcctccagagtagctgagattacagtcacacgccaccacacctggctaatttttgtatttttagtagagacaggtttcaccatgttggctaggttggtcttgaactcctgacctcaggtgaggtcacccgcctcggcctcccaaagtgctgggattacaggcatgagccaccgtgtccggcctgaGAATTTTTTATTGTCACAATTGGAGGGGAGCTACTGGTATGTAGTAGGTACCAGCCAGAATGCTGCTAAGTATTCTACAATTCACAggactctccctcccccagcaaaGAGTTATCTGACTCAAATGACAATAGTgctaaggttgagaaaccctgcttcaGAAGAAGTTAAGATAACCCAATAGTTCATTCTCCATTGGAAAGCCAGGGGCAGTTTTTTGATGGTTGAGACCTGAGAAATTCCCTGCACTctcaaatttggaaaacaaaagccATATGTTATGAGAAGTTGGAAAGCACACAGAAATAGTAACAGTGGGAATCAGATGACTGGAAACAAGGgtcaaatatatagatatatagatattatctatcacatatatatataagatatagatatatatgtgtgtgtaaaatttCAGGATCATTATGTCTGCTAAGTCCTTCATTTGACCTTCTCtaaggagaaacacttgaactcaTTGCTACTAATACCTCCCAActcaattttagaaaacaaatagtcCCCTAAGTTGAAATCAAGAGGGAATACCTGGAAACAAATGTCGTTGCAGAGCCTCCTTAAATTCATGGACTTTTATGGGATATCCAGGACTTTTTCGTGCAGATGAAGCTGATGAAATCAGGTAAGAGTTGTAGTCTGTGGCCAAGCTGGAAAGAGCTAGACAATTACATGGAAAattgtttcaaacaaaaaataaaaagtaaaaaaaaaaaaaaaaaaaagcctctttttTTGGCTCTTATTACTGGAGACCTGTGATGTGCATGGGTGCCTGAGCCGTCATACTTACTGTGCCTCAGACAGCTCACATATGTCAGGAAAGGAAGTCTGGGGATTCCTGCAGGGGACATATCACACATATTCTAGGTCACTGTGTGACTTggcttgggcaagtcatttcacctctctCTCACGCAGGAGTGAAGTAATAATCCCTCAGGTTCATTCCAGTTATAATATTCTGACTCCAAGTTGTCTCTAAGAAGAAAAAGCATCTCGTGGGGATCAGCAAGGATTAAAGCACAGTATTTGAAAAATggtgttggccaggtgtggtggctcacacctgtaatcccagcactttgggaggctgaggtgggtggatcacctgaggtcaggagtaaaagaccagcctggccaacatgatgaacccctgtccctactaaaaatacaaaaattagctgggcatggtggtgcgcctgtaatcccagctactcgggaggctgaggtgggagaattgcttgaacctgggaggcagaggctgcagtgaactaagattgtgccactgcactccagtctaggtgacagagcaagaccctgtctcaaaaaaaaaaaaaaaaaagaaagaaagaaaaaaaaaagttgttacaGTTATTTATGTCCCCATCTAAGGTTAGATGGAATCCAAAGTGGCAGGATCtttgggggagaggaggagagaagtgaactcaaacaaatttaaaacaagagaaagaatgaCCCAGTAAAATTCTCTAATCACTCAAGTCTTGATCAAATTTGGAACACAGTGGCCGTGAAAGCAAGCAGATAATCCATAAAGGACTATAGGCTTAGTTCGCATCTTCTTTTGCATCATTTTCCCCCACTTGGTGGTGCCCTAAGCCCAGTGGCTTAAGGTTATTAGCTCCTAATGTTACTGAAACAGTTCAAATTTGTCAACAATGTTTTGCTTGAAAGAATTAGTGGAATAGTGGAgtcgtgttttttgtttttttttttttttcagagggggtcttgctctgttgcttaggctggagtgcagtgggtgatcttggctgactgcaacctctacctcccaggctctaggaatccccccacctcaccctcccatgtagctgggactacaggggtacaccaccacgtttggctaatttttatatttgggagagagatggggcttcactatgttggccaggctggtctcaaactcctgggctcaagcaatctgcccacctcgtcctcccaaagtgctaggactgctCCCGGCCTCGGAGTCATTCTTAAACAGTGTTTCTCTAGAgtatcatctctaaaatgaggctATTCCAATTTTGACTGGGATGATCAGCCTACACAACTTTTTCAACAGGTTTGTAGAGAATAAAAGGAGACCTTTCCTAACTCATGGCTGATGGCATATGGTAACTTTCCTTTAAAAGTTGCTTAggctggccaggagtggtggctcacacctgtaatcccagcactttgggaggttgaggtgagtggatcacttgaggttagaagttcaagaccagcctgggcaacatggcgaaaccccatctctattaaaaatacaaaaattagccagcatggtggcgtgtgcctgtaatcccagctacttgggaggctgaggcaggagaatcacttgcagctgggaggtggaggttgcagtgagccaagatcacaccactgccctccagcctgggtgacagagtcttaaaaaaaaaaaaaaaaaaaagttgtttaggCCATAGAATCCAAACGTTTCTTGACCTCAAATGGTTTATATTCTGAGTCTTTGGAACTAAAAATGTTAGATAAGGAACACTGTAATGGGAGAACACTTATAAGcaaatataaatttctatttttttaactaaaatatacGATCAAATATccacaaaagacagagaaaggggtTCCTCCCTGCTGATGGGGACAATGACTTCATTTCCCTTTACCTGACTGAGTATCCAGCATCATGACCACCCACTGCTCAGCTGTCAGCCGTGTGACAGAATTGTCTTTCATGATCCAGGAATCTGGGGCCTCTGCAAACACCACGCAACAGAAGGGCTCCACTTGAATCACACAGACATAACCATCCAGGACATCTTTTTGGTACACATTCAGGATTTTTGTAGTGAAATTTACCTTTGGCTTCTCACAGCAGAAGTGGAATGTAGGCAATTTTTCAATGCAGTTTtcgatttctttttttaacaaatcAGGATTCACTTTTTCCCACTTACATCCAACCACTTCTTTGCTCTTATCATCCACCCCAATGAGGACATATCCCCCTTGAGTGTTGGCAAATGCAGAAACATAATGAGGCAGCATTTCTTTAATCCGAGGTATGACCTTTTTGGTGGTGAACCTTTTAAATTCGACATGTGTTGACTCAGTAAAGTTGAGTTTCTCCTTATACATGAGtctgtcctttttaaaaaactctgagGCCAATATCCTCATATCTTCCTCTTCCTGAACGTATCTATCGAGAACCTGCTGAGGATGCAACTTCTTCACCCTTGGTCTTCCTCTTTGGGCTCTAAAACATTTCTCTCTGAGAAGCTCCAGGGCACTGCTAGCACTCAAGTTGATAGCAGAAGTCACATCTCTCTGATATAAATTGGAGCGCAAGCTGCAAATCCTTAGTGGAAGGCTGAAAACATCTGGGCTCCATGACTTCACAAAAATGAGGAGATTGTGCCCCTGCTGCATGTAGTCAAGGTATTTCTGTGAACCTGAAGGAAGGAGCTTTTGAAAAGAAGTTTCCAAATCCTGTCCCAGCCCATGGCATTGGTAACTATAGGTTTTATCATCAATCTCTGCTTTGATCACACCACCTCCAGAATTTAACAGTGCACATATAGCCCGGATAATTCTAGAATTCTCGGATCTTTTCAAATAGCTGTTGGTCatcttcttcctgttttcttccccAAAAATCACTTTGCCCACATCTACTATTACCTCAGGATAGGGCATTTC
The Papio anubis isolate 15944 chromosome 17, Panubis1.0, whole genome shotgun sequence genome window above contains:
- the SLFN14 gene encoding protein SLFN14 — protein: MESLKTDTEMPYPEVIVDVGKVIFGEENRKKMTNSYLKRSENSRIIRAICALLNSGGGVIKAEIDDKTYSYQCHGLGQDLETSFQKLLPSGSQKYLDYMQQGHNLLIFVKSWSPDVFSLPLRICSLRSNLYQRDVTSAINLSASSALELLREKCFRAQRGRPRVKKLHPQQVLDRYVQEEEDMRILASEFFKKDRLMYKEKLNFTESTHVEFKRFTTKKVIPRIKEMLPHYVSAFANTQGGYVLIGVDDKSKEVVGCKWEKVNPDLLKKEIENCIEKLPTFHFCCEKPKVNFTTKILNVYQKDVLDGYVCVIQVEPFCCVVFAEAPDSWIMKDNSVTRLTAEQWVVMMLDTQSALSSLATDYNSYLISSASSARKSPGYPIKVHEFKEALQRHLFPVTQQEVQFKPESLCKKLFSDHKELEGLMKTLIHPCSRGIVIFSRSWAGDVGFRKEQNVLCDALLIAVNSPMVLYTILIDPDWLGGLEYARNTAHQLKQKLQAVGGYTGKVCISPRLIRLTSTQSRPGEIPLRYPRSYRLADEEEMEDLLQALVVVCLCSRSLLSDQLGYEFFNLLIMEQSQLLSESLQETRELFIHCFPGIRKTALAIKIMEKIKDLFHCKPKEILYVCESDSLKDFVTQQTTCQAVTRKTFMQGEFLKIKHIVMDETENFCSKFGNWYVKAKNITHPKAKGAGSEHLHHGVLWLFLDPFQIHHADVSGLPPPSAQFPRKTITGGIHCALEIANVMKEEMKRIKENPPSNISPDTLALFRETAYEEAMSAQGLPGVCETKTNLTTEQIANYVAGKCHSLFQCGYLPKDIAILCRRGEDRGRYKLALLKAMELIETHRASEVVLSQATGVCGSHIVLDSIQQFSGLERTIVFGLSPECDQSEEFHKLCFASRAIKHLYLLYEKRATF